One genomic segment of Burkholderiaceae bacterium includes these proteins:
- a CDS encoding WxcM-like domain-containing protein, which produces MSQRALPTGPCVIDSAVRGVRLHVLREVKDARGDLCVAEVGPDLPFAVQRSFLVYNVPSAELRGAHAHRRCSQFLMAVKGSIHVIADDGARREAFVLDRPNLGLLLPPMVWGVQHRYSPDAVLLVLASDPYDAADYIRDHAQFVAEVRAAGAAA; this is translated from the coding sequence ATGAGCCAGCGAGCCCTGCCCACCGGCCCCTGCGTCATCGACAGCGCCGTGCGCGGCGTGCGCCTGCACGTGCTGCGCGAGGTGAAGGACGCGCGCGGCGATCTGTGCGTGGCCGAGGTCGGGCCCGACCTGCCCTTTGCCGTGCAGCGCAGCTTTCTGGTCTACAACGTGCCCAGCGCCGAGCTGCGCGGCGCGCACGCGCACCGGCGCTGCAGCCAGTTCCTGATGGCCGTCAAGGGCTCCATCCACGTCATTGCCGACGACGGCGCGCGGCGCGAGGCCTTCGTGCTCGACCGTCCCAACCTGGGCCTGCTGCTGCCGCCCATGGTGTGGGGCGTCCAGCACCGCTATTCGCCCGACGCCGTGCTGCTGGTGCTGGCCTCCGACCCCTATGACGCGGCCGACTACATCCGCGACCACGCGCAGTTCGTGGCCGAGGTGCGCGCCGCCGGAGCCGCTGCGTGA
- the rfbC gene encoding dTDP-4-dehydrorhamnose 3,5-epimerase, which produces MKVISTALPGVLILEPQVFGDARGFFTESYNRRRFAAATGLDIDFVQDNHSRSARGVLRGLHYQLRQPQGKLVRVVQGAVFDVALDIRRDSPTFGRWAGVELTADNRRQLWVPAGLAHGFVVLSDSADFLYKTSDYYAPEHERSIRWDDPAIGIQWPLAAHGIDTPILSAKDREGLPLAQAELP; this is translated from the coding sequence ATGAAAGTCATTTCAACGGCCCTTCCAGGCGTTCTCATTCTGGAGCCCCAGGTGTTCGGCGACGCCCGCGGCTTTTTCACCGAAAGCTACAACCGCCGCCGCTTTGCCGCCGCCACCGGGCTGGACATCGACTTCGTGCAGGACAACCACAGCCGCTCGGCCAGGGGCGTGCTGCGCGGCCTGCACTACCAGTTGCGCCAGCCGCAGGGCAAGCTGGTGCGCGTGGTGCAGGGCGCGGTGTTCGACGTGGCGCTCGACATCCGCCGCGACTCGCCCACCTTCGGGCGCTGGGCGGGCGTGGAGCTGACGGCCGACAACCGGCGCCAGTTGTGGGTGCCGGCCGGCCTGGCCCATGGCTTCGTGGTGCTCAGCGACAGCGCCGACTTCCTCTACAAGACCAGCGACTACTACGCGCCCGAGCATGAGCGCAGCATCCGCTGGGACGACCCGGCCATCGGCATCCAATGGCCGCTCGCGGCCCACGGCATCGACACCCCCATCCTCTCGGCCAAGGACCGCGAGGGCCTGCCGCTGGCGCAGGCCGAGTTGCCGTGA
- a CDS encoding GtrA family protein yields the protein MIAREALRYLAAGGANTAVTYALYLALLQWLDYRLAYALAFACGVGLSFLLLRHAVFARPGKRCSLLWAAFSQGLQLGLGLAVVQAWVAWLRGPAWLAPLVATLVCVPLMFFVQRWIFTPHGTH from the coding sequence GTGATCGCACGCGAGGCCCTGCGCTATCTGGCCGCCGGCGGCGCCAACACCGCCGTGACTTACGCGCTGTACCTGGCACTGCTGCAATGGCTGGACTATCGCCTGGCCTACGCGCTGGCCTTTGCCTGCGGCGTCGGTCTGTCCTTTCTCCTGCTGCGCCATGCGGTGTTTGCAAGGCCTGGCAAGCGCTGTTCGCTGTTGTGGGCCGCCTTCAGTCAAGGTTTGCAACTGGGCCTTGGGCTCGCCGTGGTGCAAGCATGGGTTGCCTGGCTGCGGGGCCCCGCATGGCTGGCCCCCCTGGTCGCCACGCTGGTGTGCGTGCCCCTGATGTTTTTTGTGCAGCGCTGGATTTTCACCCCGCATGGCACGCATTGA
- a CDS encoding glycosyltransferase: MQQASAPAPSDGITASVVSHGQGPEVDRLLADLAALGEPRLQRVIVTLNRPDPARAGRWRAQRWPFELRLIESPAPLGFGANHNRAFALDGSHGGQPLFAVLNPDLRLPANPFPALCERLAGDPRIGAAYPQQCDAQGRRQDHQRLAPTPARLLRRHLLRRPHELRPGQAPEWVNAAFLLLRRGAYAQLQGFDESFHMYCEDVDLCLRLQLAGWRLACADTALVQHQAQRASRRGWQPLLWHVTSLLRLWRSPVWQAWQAHGAQRGG, from the coding sequence ATGCAGCAGGCGTCGGCCCCGGCGCCGTCGGACGGCATCACGGCCTCGGTCGTCAGTCACGGGCAGGGGCCCGAGGTCGATCGGCTGCTCGCCGACCTCGCCGCGCTGGGCGAACCCCGGTTGCAGCGCGTCATCGTCACCCTCAATCGCCCCGACCCGGCGCGGGCCGGGCGCTGGCGCGCCCAGCGCTGGCCGTTCGAGCTGCGGCTCATCGAATCCCCGGCGCCGCTGGGCTTTGGCGCCAATCACAACCGGGCCTTTGCCCTGGACGGCAGCCATGGCGGGCAACCGCTGTTTGCCGTCCTCAACCCCGACCTGCGCCTGCCCGCCAACCCCTTTCCAGCCCTGTGCGAGCGGCTGGCCGGCGACCCCCGCATTGGCGCCGCCTATCCGCAGCAATGCGACGCCCAGGGCCGCCGGCAAGACCACCAGCGCCTGGCCCCCACGCCGGCCCGGCTGCTGCGCCGCCACCTGCTGCGCCGCCCGCACGAGCTGCGTCCCGGCCAGGCGCCCGAGTGGGTCAATGCCGCCTTCCTGCTGCTGCGCCGCGGCGCCTATGCCCAGCTCCAGGGCTTCGATGAAAGCTTTCACATGTACTGCGAAGACGTCGATCTGTGCCTGCGCCTGCAACTGGCCGGCTGGCGCCTGGCGTGCGCCGACACGGCCCTGGTGCAGCACCAGGCCCAGCGCGCCAGCCGGCGCGGCTGGCAGCCCCTGCTGTGGCACGTCACCAGCCTGCTGCGCCTGTGGCGCTCGCCCGTCTGGCAAGCCTGGCAGGCCCACGGCGCCCAGCGCGGAGGGTAG
- a CDS encoding glycosyltransferase family 2 protein, producing MLSLIIPVYRNEGSIPELLAAVQGLHRQLAGALEVVFVVDGSPDRCHALLREQLPATGLRATLVLLTRNFGAFAAVRTGLQHARGEHFAVMAADLQEPPELVPQMQAVLARGEADVVVAERALRHDPFMQRWQAQLFWAAYRRWVVPEMPPGGVDIFACNQAFRDALLGLHESRSSLIAQIFWLGFRRASVPYARQPRRHGASAWTWSKKIAYLADSVFAFTDLPVRWLTRAGLLGMAVAVVMAGLVLFGKLTGLIEVPGYSMTMIAILFFGALNLLSLGIVGTYAWRAYENTKQRPQAVALRIDRFEAP from the coding sequence GTGCTCAGCCTCATCATCCCGGTCTACCGCAACGAGGGCTCCATCCCCGAGCTGCTGGCCGCCGTGCAGGGCCTGCACCGGCAGCTCGCCGGCGCGCTGGAGGTGGTGTTCGTGGTCGACGGCAGCCCCGACCGCTGCCACGCCCTGCTGCGCGAGCAGTTGCCGGCCACCGGCCTGCGCGCCACGCTGGTGCTGCTCACGCGCAACTTCGGCGCCTTCGCCGCCGTGCGCACCGGCCTGCAGCACGCCCGCGGCGAGCACTTCGCCGTCATGGCGGCCGATTTGCAGGAGCCGCCCGAGCTGGTGCCGCAGATGCAGGCCGTGCTGGCGCGCGGCGAGGCCGACGTGGTGGTGGCCGAGCGCGCCCTGCGCCACGACCCCTTCATGCAGCGCTGGCAGGCGCAATTGTTCTGGGCCGCCTACCGCCGCTGGGTGGTGCCCGAGATGCCGCCCGGCGGCGTGGACATCTTCGCCTGCAACCAGGCCTTTCGCGACGCGCTGCTGGGCCTGCACGAGAGCCGCAGCTCGCTCATCGCGCAGATCTTCTGGCTGGGCTTTCGCCGTGCCAGCGTGCCCTACGCGCGCCAGCCGCGCCGCCACGGCGCATCGGCCTGGACCTGGAGCAAGAAGATCGCCTACCTGGCCGACAGCGTGTTCGCCTTCACCGACCTGCCGGTGCGCTGGCTCACCCGCGCCGGCCTGCTGGGCATGGCGGTGGCGGTGGTCATGGCCGGTCTGGTGCTGTTCGGCAAGCTCACCGGCCTGATCGAGGTGCCGGGGTATTCGATGACCATGATCGCCATCCTGTTCTTCGGCGCGCTCAACCTGCTCAGCCTGGGCATCGTCGGCACCTACGCCTGGCGCGCCTATGAAAACACCAAGCAGCGCCCGCAGGCCGTGGCGCTGCGCATCGATCGCTTCGAAGCTCCATGA
- a CDS encoding DegT/DnrJ/EryC1/StrS family aminotransferase translates to MANPPSVPFFCAAGAAFGVDLGACLQQVADSGWYVLGPAVRGFEAAFARHVGVEHAVGVANGTDAIALALRALGVGPGQRVLTVANAGCPGSAAIAQVGADVGWVDVDEPSLTMAPDALAAALAAGPVAAVVVTHLYGQMAAMPAIDALCRQAGVPLIEDCAQAHGATLQGRRAGSWGRLGCFSFYPTKNLGALGDGGAVVTSDAALAERLRALRQYGWVRKYEVALAGGVNSRLDELQAAVLAAKLPRLDAANARRRAIAARYSAALADLPLRCPPAPGAEHVMHLYVVRTPRRAALQAHLAALGIASDVHYPIADHRQPIWAHRPPPSLPVTESACAQVLSLPCYPGLSDAQADAVIAGVRAFFAQG, encoded by the coding sequence ATGGCCAATCCCCCCAGCGTCCCCTTCTTCTGCGCCGCCGGCGCCGCCTTCGGCGTCGACCTGGGCGCCTGCCTGCAGCAGGTGGCCGACAGCGGCTGGTACGTGCTGGGCCCGGCGGTGCGCGGCTTCGAGGCCGCGTTCGCGCGCCACGTCGGTGTCGAGCACGCCGTCGGCGTGGCCAACGGCACCGACGCCATCGCCCTGGCCCTGCGCGCGCTGGGCGTGGGCCCCGGCCAGCGCGTGCTGACGGTGGCCAATGCCGGCTGCCCCGGCAGCGCCGCCATTGCCCAGGTGGGCGCCGACGTGGGCTGGGTCGACGTCGACGAGCCAAGCCTGACGATGGCGCCCGACGCGCTGGCCGCCGCGCTGGCGGCCGGCCCGGTGGCCGCCGTCGTCGTCACCCACCTGTACGGGCAAATGGCCGCCATGCCGGCCATCGACGCCCTGTGCCGGCAGGCCGGCGTGCCGCTGATCGAGGACTGCGCCCAGGCGCACGGCGCCACGCTTCAAGGCCGCCGCGCCGGCAGCTGGGGGCGGCTGGGCTGCTTCAGCTTCTACCCCACCAAGAACCTGGGCGCCCTGGGCGACGGCGGCGCGGTGGTGACGTCGGACGCGGCGCTGGCCGAGCGCCTGCGCGCGCTGCGCCAGTACGGCTGGGTGCGCAAGTACGAGGTCGCGCTGGCCGGCGGCGTCAACAGCCGCCTGGACGAGCTGCAGGCCGCCGTGCTGGCGGCCAAGTTGCCGCGCCTGGATGCGGCCAACGCGCGCCGCCGCGCCATCGCCGCGCGCTACAGCGCCGCGCTGGCCGACCTGCCCCTGCGCTGCCCGCCCGCGCCCGGCGCCGAGCACGTGATGCACCTGTACGTCGTGCGCACGCCGCGCCGCGCCGCGCTGCAGGCCCACCTGGCGGCGCTGGGCATCGCCAGCGACGTGCACTACCCCATCGCCGACCATCGCCAGCCCATCTGGGCGCACCGCCCGCCGCCGTCGCTGCCCGTCACCGAATCGGCCTGCGCCCAGGTGCTGTCGCTGCCCTGCTATCCGGGCCTGAGCGATGCGCAGGCGGACGCGGTCATCGCCGGCGTGCGCGCCTTCTTCGCCCAGGGTTGA
- the rfbA gene encoding glucose-1-phosphate thymidylyltransferase RfbA, with protein MTSPRKGIILAGGSGTRLHPATLAISKQLLPVYDKPMIYYPLATLMLAGMRDILVISTPRDTPRFQQLLGDGSQWGIQLQYAVQPSPDGLAQAFIIGERFVGGAPSALVLGDNLFYGHDFETLLSNADARSQGATVFAYHVHDPERYGVVEFDARGRAVSIEEKPKQPRSNYAVTGLYFYDSQVVDIAKSIQPSARGELEITTVNDAYLKQGQLNVEIMRRGYAWLDTGTHDSLLDAGQFIATLERRQGLKVACPEEIAWRKGFIDAAQLARIAEPLAKSGYGQYLMRLLQDAGAPKRR; from the coding sequence ATGACCTCTCCACGCAAAGGCATCATCCTGGCCGGCGGCTCCGGCACCCGGCTGCACCCGGCCACCCTGGCCATCAGCAAGCAACTGCTGCCGGTGTACGACAAGCCGATGATCTATTACCCGCTGGCCACGCTCATGCTGGCGGGCATGCGTGACATCCTGGTCATCAGCACACCGCGGGACACGCCGCGCTTTCAGCAGCTGCTGGGCGACGGCAGCCAATGGGGCATCCAGCTGCAATACGCCGTGCAGCCCAGTCCCGACGGCCTGGCGCAGGCCTTCATCATCGGCGAGCGCTTTGTCGGCGGCGCGCCCAGCGCGCTGGTGCTGGGCGACAACCTGTTCTACGGCCACGACTTCGAGACCCTGCTGTCCAATGCCGACGCGCGCAGCCAGGGCGCCACGGTGTTTGCCTACCACGTGCACGACCCCGAGCGCTACGGCGTGGTCGAGTTCGACGCCCGCGGGCGCGCCGTCAGCATCGAGGAAAAGCCCAAACAGCCGCGCAGCAACTACGCCGTCACGGGGCTGTACTTTTACGACAGCCAGGTGGTGGACATCGCCAAGTCGATCCAGCCCAGCGCGCGCGGCGAGCTGGAGATCACCACCGTCAACGACGCCTACCTGAAGCAGGGCCAGCTCAACGTCGAGATCATGCGGCGCGGCTACGCCTGGCTGGACACCGGCACGCACGACAGCCTGCTGGACGCCGGCCAGTTCATCGCCACGCTGGAGCGCCGCCAGGGCCTGAAAGTGGCCTGCCCCGAGGAGATCGCCTGGCGCAAGGGCTTCATCGACGCCGCGCAGCTGGCCCGCATCGCCGAGCCGCTGGCCAAGAGCGGCTATGGGCAATACCTGATGCGGCTGTTGCAGGATGCGGGCGCGCCAAAGCGACGTTGA
- a CDS encoding N-acetyltransferase, which translates to MHPTALVDDQAIIGSNVAIGPYTIVHKNVSLGDNTVIGSHCELGCPASDAAHGGMLSIGKNSLIRSHSVFYEGSTFDQNLTTGHRVTVREQTRAGKNFQIGTLGDIQGHCRIGDFVRFHSNVHVGQKSSIGNFVWIFPYVVLTNDPHPPSEVRMGVVVEDFVAIATMSVILPGATIGRGALVAAHSSVARDVAPDVVVAGSPAKFVCNTDAIKMKDGSNASAYPWRRHFHRGYPPDQVLQWINEFTH; encoded by the coding sequence ATACACCCGACAGCCCTTGTCGACGACCAGGCGATCATCGGCTCGAACGTGGCGATTGGTCCCTACACCATCGTGCACAAGAACGTATCCCTTGGCGACAACACCGTCATCGGGTCGCACTGCGAATTGGGTTGCCCGGCAAGCGATGCGGCGCATGGCGGCATGCTCTCGATCGGAAAAAACAGCCTCATCCGCTCCCACAGCGTCTTTTATGAAGGCTCGACATTCGATCAAAACCTGACCACCGGCCATCGCGTCACCGTGCGAGAGCAAACGCGCGCCGGAAAGAATTTCCAGATCGGAACATTGGGCGACATCCAGGGGCATTGCAGGATTGGTGATTTCGTCCGGTTCCATAGCAATGTCCATGTCGGGCAGAAATCCAGCATCGGGAATTTCGTCTGGATTTTCCCGTATGTGGTCCTCACCAATGACCCTCACCCTCCCAGCGAGGTTCGAATGGGTGTCGTGGTGGAGGACTTCGTGGCCATTGCCACCATGTCCGTCATTTTGCCCGGGGCGACCATCGGCCGGGGGGCTTTGGTGGCCGCCCACAGCTCGGTTGCACGCGATGTTGCCCCCGATGTGGTTGTGGCGGGCTCGCCGGCCAAATTTGTCTGCAATACCGACGCAATAAAAATGAAGGATGGTTCAAATGCCAGTGCATATCCATGGCGCAGGCATTTTCACAGGGGCTATCCCCCGGATCAGGTGCTGCAATGGATCAATGAATTCACGCACTGA